The Pongo abelii isolate AG06213 chromosome 7, NHGRI_mPonAbe1-v2.0_pri, whole genome shotgun sequence genome contains the following window.
AAGGATGGGGAGAAATGAGGAACCCGGCCGAGGAGGCAGCTCTGCTCTAAGGGATGGAAGGAATACCTCACCACGGTAGCCCCGGGGCAGTGGTGAATACAGCCCACAGCCCACAGCGTGGTTCTGACTGGGGTCTCTGGAGGTGAGAGGCCATGGCTACTAGGGTGAGGTTTTGGTCAGACAAAAACAGAAGGTACCAAGGAATTCCCCTGCCTTGCCCCAGGCATTCATTTATGGGAAAGAGATCGTAATCCTGGTGACCGCCCAGGCCAGGCTTCCTTGTAAACTGTTGGCAGATTGATGATGGGACAGCTGCCCAAGGAGAGCTGAAAGTGATGCTGCTTAGGATATGCATGAAAAGGAACTTCTCATGCTTGCTTCCTGTTCCCGCTTTACCCTCCAAAGCACTTGCCCGCACCCCTGCCCCCCCCAACACACGCACTAGTGCCCCAGAAAGCAAACCTACCTGGAATCTCCTATTGTGGAGAGGAAAACCAGGATTCAGGAAGCTTTGCCACTGCCCAGCTCTATGACTTGAGCCAGGCATTAAAAACctcacaccacacatacacaggtacacacacatgcacattcatgGGCAAAAATGTACGTGCACACATGTGCaagcacaggcacacacacacaggcatgcatgtATACTCACACATGCATCggacacaccctcacacacatgtgcacacatacacaaagttTAGTTTCCTCACCTACCAAATCAGGAGAAAatgttctcactctgtctctcagactAGTTGTAGGGATCAAATGGGATAACAGATGTGAGAGTGCTTTCAAAGTCCTAAACCCCAGGTCTCCTTTGTCGCCCCAAATTAATTCAATCTCTGGGGGTGGTCCCTTGAAAGCTCCCCAAAGAGCTCCACAGGCAGACATAGAACTGCTGGAAAGCCTAATACCAAATCCTTCGTTGGTTTATTTGAAATTGTGTTTGTTGAGCCTTTCTCTGTGCCGGCCACTGTGCTAGGGGTGTTGGATAAAGCAGAGAACATGACAGACAGTCCCCGCCCTTGGAACTGAAGCTCTGGGGAAGAGAGCTGCCGCATGGACAGGAGAGGAGCATTCTCCCACGGGAGAGCACAGAGTATGTGAGGTGTGGGCAACAGCACCTTACGCTGATCTGGGAGCTCAAGAAAGACTGCTGGGGAAGTGACGTTTAAGCCATGCGTGAAGGCCGAGCAGAAGGCATTCATGGCCATGATGGTGGCATCTTTAATTTGGGGTCACCCTCAGTCCTCTCCCTACTGAGTCCATTCGGAGCTGCCTTTACTTACCAATGGCGCCTTGCCAACTGCATCTCAGCTCCTATGTTGATCACAATGGCCGTGGCATGGCATTTGAGCCTCAGGTGCTCACAGGTCTAGGATGCGGCTCAAGATGCCCATCAATCATGGTCGGGAGCCCCCGAGGCTCTGCAGCTCATTCATGTGCCACCCTCTTCTTGTGTACCCGCTGACCTTGTAGTTGCAGAAGCAAGGTTTCTTAGCACTTTGTGGAACCTTTGCTCATTACCTCAAGGTGGTTGGAGATATGGTAGAAAAAATTTCTGAGTTCACATCTTGGCTTCACCACTTCTATTCTGTGGGCTGCTAAGCAACATTCTTCACTTCCCTGAACCTCAGTCTTTTTGTCCATAAATGTGATTCTCTGGACTGTAAAGTTTATAAGATGTTGTGAAGATTACCTTGAGGAAAAACCCAGCACTTTgttgcattaaaaacaaaaaggaggccgggcgcagtggctcacgcctgtaatcccagcactttgggaggccaaggtgggcggatcacggtcaggagatcgagaccatcctggctaacacggtgaaacctcgtctctactaaaaatacaaaaaattagccaggcgtggtggcgggcacctgtagtcccagctactcgggaggctgaggcaggagaatggcgtgaacccaggtggcggagcttgcagtgagccgagatagcgccactgcaatccagcctgggcaacagagcgagactttgtctcaaaagaaaaagaaaaaggaaaaaaagcaaaacttgaagcTTCTACTTCTAGCATTACCAGCTTAAAATattctcaggatataaaatgtaGACATTAAATAAACTACAGACATACTGCTAAGTGCATAGCTAAAGGTAAAAGAAAGCAGGGAATCCTTAAGGACCCAACAAAACAgcaaagaaagagataaagagagagggggagggaggagagagaaaaaggaagagagaaaggagggagggagggagagagaaggaaaggagggaggaaagtagggaaggaaggaaagggaggaaggaaggaaggaagggaaaggaaaggagaaagggaaggaaagaagtaaggaaaggagggaggaaagtagggaaggaaaggagggaggaaagtagggaaggaaaggagggaggaaagtagggaaggaaagaaggaaggagaaagggaagaaaaggccAGGTCTTACAGGGAGTGGGAGGTGAAGGGTGTCTGGGGAACTAGAGGAATCTTCTGAGTGAGGGATACATCATTTAGGTTTTAGTTAGGGACCATATTGTCCCAGAGAATAAGCACCGAATCAACCTCTGACAGGAGACCTGCTCCGCCCAAGGCCCCTTGACACCCTGGTGGGTCCTGGGCGAGATTGTGTGAGGCAGGGATCTGCGCCCATcctgtctcctcctccctctggccTCATCTGGCTATACTGGAGGCAGAGTCTTGGTGGGGACTATGCTGGGGCCAGATTCAGCCTTGTCGCTGAAGAAGAGGAATTCTGCCTCGGTGACCAAGTGTTGGGGAATAGAAGGACGCTAAGCCAGAGCAAGCGGCCAGCTCTTATTTCTCCTTACTCCACCTTCATGGGTTTCAGCAAGCTGCAGAGAGAGCAGGCACTGAGGTGGCCCGTGTGTCTTTCCCAGCGTGTGGGAAATGGGGAGCTCTCCTTACCCAGAGGGGTGGGACATCCCAGCTCCTCAGCCACTTGATTCCTATGTCCGCTTCCTTTTTGCAGCTTACATCAGGCCACCTGGAGCTCAGTGAGCTGGCTCAGGGGTAGAAGTGGGCATGGGATATGGGGACTGGTAAATAAAAGGGGCTGCTGGAGAGGCCTGGGATGGCTTTGGGTCTGATGGCACTGGCTTCATTATAGTGAGGTCAGCCGGCGGCGATGGAGATGCCTTGTGCGTTACAGAAGAGGACCTGGCGGGTGACGACGAGGACATGCCAACCTTCCCATGCACCCAGAAAGGTAAGGACTCTGGGGCTGCCCCTGATCTCCACTCTGGGCTGAGAGATCCCTGTCTCCATCCCTAGGCCAGTGAGAGATTTGTCTCTTTAGGTGGTTTCAAAAGCctgggtgtcctttccccactgcttcctGGATGGTGAAAGGGCAGAGTTCATGGCCCTGGGCGTGCAGTACCAATGAAGTCAAaggagtttaaatttttttttcttaaagacatggttttgctgtgttgtccaggctagaatgAGTGGTACAaccacagatcactgcagcctcaaattcctgggctcaagggatccttccacctcagcctcccaagtagctgtgactgtaggcacataccaccatgcctggataaatttttttattttttgtagatacgagggtcttgctatgttgcccaggctggtctcaaactcctggcctcaagtgatctgcccgcctcagcctcccaaattgctggggttacaggagtgagccactgcgcttggcctgaAATCAAAGCTTGACACAAGTGCCACCTGTCTCCTGGGCTCCTCCCGAGACCCATCAGGGACTTCTGCCATCTCCCAGAGCTACATGCCCTGTCCCTGGGGTCTGTCTTCTAGCTGGCCTGGAACTGTCCCCTTCATTGTGTCCCATGCCACCTGAACTGCTGTTTAGAATGGGGCCTCTCAGTGGCTTTGGTATCGATTAGAGCAGTTGTTCTCAATCTTGGCTCTTCATTGCAATCACCCATGGATGCATGAGACCAACCCTTGGAAATTCCTATTTGGCCTGGAGTGTGATCTGGGCATCAGGATTTTTAAACGTCCTAGTAGTCAAAATGTGTGGCTAAAGGTGAGTTCACCTTAGGAATTCGCAGCTGGGCCATCATTGCATTCCCACTGGGTGTTGGCCACCTGCCTGCACATTCAGGGCCATCTGGCTCCCTCTTTTCTCCATGCCAACAACTCAACTGGTCGACCATGACTATTTGTTTGGTTTCCAGGAGAACTTCTGGTTCCTTGAAAAGTTTGGGGACTGGTAACCAACATTCTGGTTTGCCAGGGACTGAGGGGATTCCCAGGGTGTGgggctttccattttcttttttcttttttaaaatagagatgggatcttgctatgttgcctaggctggcctcaaactcctgggctcaagtgatccccctgcctcagcctcctaaagtgctgggattacaggcatgagccactgcacccggcagactttcagttttaaaacctAGACAATCTTAGCAAACCAGGATGATTTGCTAAGAGCTGAGGAGCTCCTGTGACAGgagactttcagtgctaaaacccaGAAGGTCCTGGGCAAGCCCAGACAAGTTGGTCACTCAGTGGGGCCTCAGGCTGGCTGCTCATCCTGTGGGTCATCAGTGGGACCagtggagagggaggaggtgtTTCCCCTCCCCATGGGCCGAATGAAGACGCCATGGAGAGAGGATGATGGTAGTGCTGGGGGCTGTTCTTTGAAGTCCTGACTCGGTCTCCTGCATTCCAGAAAGCACCAGCACCTAGAGAAAGGAGGTAGGACAGGTAGAGAATGAGGGTCGAGACCAGCTCCCCTTCTGAGCCTGGTTTGAATGTGATGAGACAGGCCAGAGCAGGAACATGGAACTGACCCTTCAGCTCCAACCTGGGCCCCTGGCCTAAGCCATTGTCCTCCTTGTGTCCCCCACAGGCCGgccagggccccgctgcagccgCTGCCAGAAGAACCTATCTTTGCACACATCGGTGCGGATTCTTTACCTCTTCCTGGCCCTGCTCCTGGTGGCCGTGGCTGTGTTGGCCTCTCTGGGTGAGTCCAGGGCTTGCCCACCCCGGGCTGCAGGGGGGTGTCTGGTCAGGGATCCAGCACCAAAAGCTCCCCTGCAAAGACAAACACTTGACATCTGTATCCCAGGGCCCAGAGCCAGCATCTTCCTGGCTAGGGGATCTCTATGCCTAATGCAAACTGCAGACACTGGCAACTGACAAGATCTGGGGCCTTGAGGAAGGCACCCACCTCTGGGGACCCCTGCTTTCCCATTGGTGTAATGAGATGATACGACCAGGTCAGTGCTTCTCAGTTTCAGCTCCACGTTAGAGCCACCTTGGAGCTTTTAAGAATGTCGATGTCTAGGCCCCACCCTGATCATGGAATTAATTCAGTATCTTTCAACTCTCCTGATGATTCTGTTGTTCACCCAGGATTGAGATCACTGGATTGAGTGACTTCTAAGCCCCCTTTTGTGGTCTGTGTGAGTGTTTCTAAAAGTGAGGCTGGATGCCAACCTGCAGCAATTTCACCCCCAGtatttgttaaaatgcaaattcctggCTCTCCCTCAGCCAGACCTGCTGAGACCAAGGAATCTGGGGGGGGGGTCCTGCAGGTGAGACCCGGGGATCTGAGGTTTGGTTCTTCTCATACATATTAGGGTTTATAGCAGTTGACCTAGATCACAGCACACAGCCAGAAGCAAGTCACTTCTGCCTTCCAGATGCTGACAGACTGTGGTAAACTTGTTACAACAAATTTTATGTTTGTAATCCCATTCCACTAAGAGTGCTAAGAGTGCAATCCCATTCCACTCTTAGCTTCAAACTTTGAAAATCTGGGCTCTGGTAGGTTTGTTTGTTCCAATCTACTGGATTTTAGAAACAAGGCCAGGAGTAGGGAGAGGCAGTCGAGGCTCCGAGGGGGGCCCCCTGCTCTCATGCAGACCCTGAGCCTGAGCACATCCCTAAGGAGAGGTCCCTCCTCCTGGCCCTGGCTGGAGATATTCAGTAACCAGCCTTCTTAGCTTGAAGGCAAGAGGCCAGCATACTAATGATTTGAATAGACACAAGTCGTCTTCCAGTAATCCAAAGGCATTAATTAATCCAACAAAAGCCGAgcgcctgctctgtgccaggcactgggaacaCTGAGTTGTGTCAATTACATTTCACCATCAAGGGGCATGGGTCTTCCCTCTTGTCAGGGGATATTGGAATCCCttagaaagcatttaaaaatactagTGCCAGAGTACACCCCCTCCACTCACTCTGGATGAATTAAATCATCATCTCTTGGTACGGCCCAGGCATTAGTCATTTATAAATCCCCTCAGGGGATTCCAGTCTGCAGCTAGATTTAAGGAGCAAGGATTTCAGAACTTCCCAAGCCCGTCACCACCTGTCTCTGCTAAATCAATTCGCAAGGTTTGGCTTTTCAGAAAGTGGCCAAAATCCCAGGCCAGAGGAGGAAAGGAGCCACGGTCTGCCTATCAGAGGCCACAAACTTGCTGTCAGAGAACTTGTCAAGATATCTGGTCACCCCTTTTAGGGCCTCCGCTCACAGCACTCAAGGCACCTGGGGCCATTATCAAAGCTCCAAGAGCCACAGGATCAGGCCCAGAGAAGAGCACAGGCACCGAAGAGTTTCAGAGAGGATGACAGAATGTGAGACGCTGTGTCACATGCATAATGTCCATAAGTCAGCCTGGCAGGCTGGAGCGGGAGGCTGGCCCCATTCCTCACGGGAGGGTACAGACCTGGGAAGGGGACAGGATTTGCACCAAGATCCAGAGTGAATGGACAGAGGATCAGAAGAACCGGGGTAAGAAGTGCGTATTTGTGAACCATGGGAGAATTTtgggtttccttttttgtttttgcctccaTCTTGGGTATCCCAAGTCCCTAGAACAGTGTTGGCACCATCTTGGCCTAAATGGCAGGTGCccaataatatttgttgaaagaatgattATAGGTTTGTAaagcgtgcgtgtgtgtgtgtgtgtgtgtgtgtgtgtgtgtatggtgtatgtgtgAGTCTGTGGATAGACTGGTCAATGCTTTACAACCAGAACTGTGACCAAAGTCCAGAGGGTTGGGAAAATCAGTCAGCAGACATTACAAACCAACTCTATTCATTttaatcaagtatttttttttttaaatcaagagcaTACTGGGGGCGAAGAACTATATTCTATACTGGGCAGCATACTGCTTAGTAAAACACAgaccctgccttcatggagcttataatCTAGAGCTGATTAtggccatttttttctgtaaaaggctacatagtaaatattttaggcttttcagGTTACATACGATCTTTGTCACAACCAAACTCATCACAGAGCAAAAGCAGCCACAAACAGTCTGTAAATGAATAGGGGTGGCAACTCCTATAAATCAGGCATTAGGCTGGATTTCACCTGCAGGCCGTAATTTGCAACCCCCCTGGTCTAGAGCAGTGATCTCTAAACTTTTTTGACCGTGCATCCCATCagtaaaaaattcatttaaaattcatcCAAAAATTTACATGGATTGATGAATGGGTGAAAGAGATggatgaatataaaataaatacagaaaaatgctaCTTATAGAATCTAGGCAATAGGCATATTGGTCTTCACTGTACAAGTCCTTCTATTCTtttgtttgaaaaatttttaaattaaatgttggaaaagaaaaaattgttaggGTCACACCCccaaaatatacttatttatttataagtgaTATATATGTACTATTTGCCATATTGTCTACATAAAGCATAATTTTATAAGGATGAAGAAAAATCATGtctaaaaagtaaggaaaaatggcttaaaaagcaaatatataattattaagcCTGAGATGCACAATGAAGAAATAAGcaaggccagttgcagtggctcatgtctgtaaccccagcaccttgggaggccaaggtggaaggatcacttgaggtcaggagttcgaggccagcctgggcgacatagtgagacccccaactcatttcaattaaaaaaaaattgaaaattaactgggcatggtggcacatgccggtagtcctggctacttaggaggctgaagtgggatgatcacttgagcccagaagattgagactgcagtgagccatgatcacaccactgcactccagcctgggtgacagagcaagactgtctcacaaaaaaaaaaaaaaaaaaagagaaatgaacaggTGAATGAATTATATGGAGTGAAATGAGCCTTGGCTGTTGGCTTGGAAGTAGACTTAATGAAGCATAGGAATAGGAATCAAAGTCACTCAGTCCTCTCTGTATCTTTGTTCATCTATGCATGAAATCTTAATTGTAGGGAGGCTCAAATGGAATCATAACTACTATAAACTGTACAGTGCTTATCTCATGTAACAGCATGTGCTTATTCCCAAACTCTCTCAACGTGTTGCTGTTACTAATTAAGTAACTCTACTGACAGCTTTGAGATGTACAATATTAACTGGAGCCTGGAGATTCCAAATAATTTGAAAGCATAGAATTTTGGCGCTGATGAGAGCCTTAGAGTCATCAAgctccacattttcattttacatatgattGAGTTGAGCTCAGGAAAGGGTAACTGACTTGCCCATAGTCACCTAACAAATGTGAAGTAAACTAGGACTAGAAGTTGTATTACACAATGCTCTTGGTGGTGCTAATTCTTTCCCCTTGTACTTGACCTTAAGAGGATCTGTGGGAAGCATCTTGCTGAACCTCAGAACAACCCATGCCCTCCCTCACTACCAGGCCCATTCAGGCACCCGCTGGAAAAAGCCGGGCGTCCTGCTGCTGCCAAGACGTGCTGTAAccactggccaacatggccccCTTAGTAGAGTGCAAGGCTGCCCGTGGGGTATAAAGTGGTGTAACCTTTTCTGGGCAGCAGTTTGGCAGCTTGTATCAAGGACTTCAAAAATGTTAATATCCTGGGTGCCATAATTCTACTTTAAGCAATTTATCCCAAAAGAATTATCATATACACATAACCATCATATATAAGGATTATTTCTAGAATTAAGCattacttatatttatatatcaagtTTTATTTATGAGCTCAGAAGAAGAGGTACTTTAAGTGTCCTCAACAATAGGAGATTCTTACATAATTGCTGTATTATTTATATAGAGTGTCATGCACATACTAAAAGTAATGATTTTAAAGTGATTTAACCCCAGATGGAAAAATGTCCATGACATGATACTGATAAAGCAACATCAAAGAAAACAGATGAGATGTTCAGAACATCCtggttttgcttttcttgcctAAGAAAGTACAGTAGTTCCCGCTTATCCGCAGTTTCAGTTACCCTAGGTCAATCGGCAACATCATGGCTTGATGATCCCCCTTCTGACATACGGTCAAGGTCAGTAGTAGCCCAACACTAAGTCACGATGCCTATGTCATTCACCTCACTGCATCTCATCACGTAGGCATGGTGTCATCTCATGTCAGCACAAGAAGAAGGGTGagtatagtacaataagatattctCGGAGACACAGAGACCatatttacataacttttattatagcaTACTGTTCTAatagttctattttattattagctgttgttaatctcttactaggcctaatttataaattaaactttatcttaagtatgtatgtataggaaaacacATAGCATATATAGGGTTCCATACcctgaggtttcaggcatccactgggggtcttggaatgtatcctctGCAGGTAAGGGGGGAACACTGTATATATCTATGTAGCTGAAGAATGGTTATCAATGTAGACAAGACTAGAGGAAATACATGAAGACATTGATGGCAGCAACCTTTGGGTGGTAggaataagaataattttttttaaaatatttttttctgaattttccctGTTCCATTCTATGATCAGGTCCTATTTCTAAAatgtggggtgtggggtgagTTATTATGTTTCTAAAGGGCCTTGTGGCAAACTCTGGCCATAAGAAGTATCTTCCCTAACTGCCATGAAGAAGCCTGAGAGAAGAAGAGTGAAAAGTTTTGGTTGCAGAGGAGCTGATAAAGATGTCTTCTCAAGGAACGACTGCTGTTTCTTTGAGCTTAGACCCTGCCCCAGCTTCTCATCTGTTTTCCCTACAGTTTTCAGAAAAGTGGACTCTCTCTCCGAAGACATCTCCTTGACCCAGTCTATTTATGACAAGAAGCTTGTGTTAATGCAGAAAAATCTCCAGGGCCTGGGTAAGTAGATGGGCTGATGACTGTGATGCAGTGATCTTCATGGTGGGGCAGGGGTGCCCTCCCCACGCCACGGTGTCCCAGTGCCAAGCAACCTTCACCAGCCTTCTAGGCACAGAGGATATCCCTGGCTTCCTGCTCCCTCCCCAGCCGGATCTCCATCCATTAGAGGAGGGCTGCTACCCTGGGATACTCCCAGGACTGGAGCAGGGGTTTCTGGGTGGAGCACAGATCTAGCCAGAGTCTACAGGCAGAGAAGGAAGCCAAAGATCGTCCATTCCCAAAATAGCCTCATGCATCTGAAATGATGAGAGTTTCAAGACTTTGCAAAACCTCCTGCCAGGTCAACCCTTTCCTCGTCATTGCCTTAAACTGTGccacaattcttttcttttttcttttttttttaatatgtgccatctatttatctatttccataattttaacttttgttgTTATAGATTAAgggacacatgtgcaggtttgttacttggttatattgtgtgacactgaggtttgggggggtaggaatgatcctgtcacccaggtggtgaGCCTAGGTACCCAATAGGTGGTTTTTCAGCCCATAGCCCCCTCCTTCCTCGCCCATCTAGTATGCACTGaagtctattgttgccatctttatgtctacatgtattcaatcttttttttttttttgagacagaatctcactctgtcacccaggctggagtgcagtggtgtgatctcagctcactgcaggctccacctcccaggttcatgccattctcctgcctcagcctctcaagtagctgggactacaggcggccgccagcatgcccggctaattttttgtatttttagtagagatggggtttcaccgtgttagccaggatggtctcgatctcctgaccttgtgatccgcccgcctctgcctcccaaagtgctgggattacaggcgtgagccacctcacccagcgtTTACATGTGTTCAGTCttgctcccgcttataagtgagagcatgtggtctttggttttctgttcttctgttaatttgcttaggtcATGCCACAATTCTTGATGTTCTTTATCCCCTGCTTTAACCTGGAACAATCTAAGAGAGAATGAGACAGAAGGAGCAATGATAGAAGGGTTTAGAGAGGTCTTCTCTGACGCAAATAGAAGGTTCTGGTCTGGCACCAATATATGTGGCTATTTGCCAAGCCACTTCTCTGCACCTCATTCCTCTTGATTGTGTTGAATGTATTATTTTGAGAGGATTGAATAAGataacagatataaaaatattgggagaaatttttaaataaagtttaaatgGGAAGTTCCTGGCCCCCTaagaaaaattgtgaagatatattcttgaGAATTTGGTGGTGAGAAGGAGAAAACATCCTAAATGCTACATTTCAGATCAGAGTCAAGAAAGTCAGTAAAAATGAGATTCCATAGAGGTGGCAAGGCTTTTCCAAGAAGGAATTCATAACAGGACTTCTGGAAGGAAGCTGGTTTGGGAAGCTACTTACCAATTTCTTATGCtctgaaatatttaatttaaagagGAAGCGTCGTACCCTGGCCCTTCAGCAACTCAAACTGTTGTCCCTTTCCCCTAAAGATCCGAAAGCCCTGAACAACTGCTCTTTCTGCCATGAAGCTGGGCAGCTGGGGCCAGAGATCCGAAAACTGCAGGAGGAGCTGGAGGGAATTCAGAAGCTGCTTCTGGCCCAGGAGGTGCAGCTGGACCAGACCTTGCAGGCCCAGGAGGTGCTCTCCACCACCAGCAGGCAAATCTCCCAGGAGATGGGCAGTTGCTCCTTCTCCATCCACCAGGTTAACCAGTCTCTGGGGCTTTTCCTGGCCCAGGTGAGAGGCTGGcaggccaccacagctggcctggACCTCTCTCTGAAGGACCTCACCCAGGAGTGCTacgatgtcaaggctgcagtgcaccaGATCAACTTCACCGTGGGGCAGACTTCCGAGTGGATCCACGGGATCCAGCGGAAGACAGACGAGGAGACCCTGACCCTCCAGAAGATTGTCACCGACTGGCAGAACTACACACGGCTCTTCAGTGGCCTGCGCACCACCTCCACCAAGACTGGAGAGGCGGTCAAGAACATCCAGGCCACCCTGGGGGCCTCCTCACAGCGCATCAGCCAGAACTCCGAGAGCATGCACGACCTGGTACTCCAGGTCATGGGCTTGCAGCTGCAGCTGGATAAC
Protein-coding sequences here:
- the SCARA3 gene encoding scavenger receptor class A member 3 isoform X1: MKVRSAGGDGDALCVTEEDLAGDDEDMPTFPCTQKGRPGPRCSRCQKNLSLHTSVRILYLFLALLLVAVAVLASLVFRKVDSLSEDISLTQSIYDKKLVLMQKNLQGLDPKALNNCSFCHEAGQLGPEIRKLQEELEGIQKLLLAQEVQLDQTLQAQEVLSTTSRQISQEMGSCSFSIHQVNQSLGLFLAQVRGWQATTAGLDLSLKDLTQECYDVKAAVHQINFTVGQTSEWIHGIQRKTDEETLTLQKIVTDWQNYTRLFSGLRTTSTKTGEAVKNIQATLGASSQRISQNSESMHDLVLQVMGLQLQLDNISSFLDDHEENMHDLQYHTHYAQNRTVERFESLEGRMASHEIEIGTIFTNINATDNHVHSMLKYLDDVRLSCTLGFHTHAEELYYLNKSVSIMLGTTDLLRERFSLLSARLDLNVRNLSMIVEEMKAVDTQHGEILRNVTILRGAPGPPGPRGLKGDMGVKGPVGGRGPKGDPGSLGPLGPQGPQGQPGEAGPVGERGPVGPRGFPGLKGSKGSFGTGGPRGQPGPKGDIGPPGPEGPPGSPGPSGPQGKPGIAGKTGSPGQRGAMGPKGEPGIQGPPGLPGPPGPPGSQSFY
- the SCARA3 gene encoding scavenger receptor class A member 3 isoform X2; the protein is MKVRSAGGDGDALCVTEEDLAGDDEDMPTFPCTQKGRPGPRCSRCQKNLSLHTSVRILYLFLALLLVAVAVLASLVFRKVDSLSEDISLTQSIYDKKLVLMQKNLQGLDPKALNNCSFCHEAGQLGPEIRKLQEELEGIQKLLLAQEVQLDQTLQAQEVLSTTSRQISQEMGSCSFSIHQVNQSLGLFLAQVRGWQATTAGLDLSLKDLTQECYDVKAAVHQINFTVGQTSEWIHGIQRKTDEETLTLQKIVTDWQNYTRLFSGLRTTSTKTGEAVKNIQATLGASSQRISQNSESMHDLVLQVMGLQLQLDNISSFLDDHEENMHDLQYHTHYAQNRTVERFESLEGRMASHEIEIGTIFTNINATDNHVHSMLKYLDDVRLSCTLGFHTHAEELYYLNKSVSIMLGTTDLLRERFSLLSARLDLNVRNLSMIVEEMKAVDTQHGEILRNVTILRGASRKESKQEFHLHGGTLQALEHWA